From a single Paraburkholderia edwinii genomic region:
- a CDS encoding alpha/beta fold hydrolase → MSNELSPSRTPSGTQRDPAHSHTFVLIHGASHGGWCWRFVADALRAQGHRVFTPTLTGHAEHHHLLSAVTSLDVPITDIENLLEAEELEDVVLVGHSYGGLVAAGVADRRASAIRSLVFLDSLLVESGKTAMDILPRPIVEERLEKIKASGRPLEMPLPSLSAMGIPDDHPHAAWVLRRMTPHPLATYCTPLQLRHPIGNGLPRTYVHCAKPSYEVLEPVREWVRSLDGWHWEELASGHDAMVLDPDLLTDLLVRLAARTA, encoded by the coding sequence ATGAGCAACGAGCTTTCGCCGTCCCGCACGCCATCCGGCACCCAGCGCGATCCCGCGCACAGCCACACATTTGTGCTGATCCACGGCGCATCCCATGGCGGCTGGTGCTGGCGTTTCGTGGCCGACGCGCTACGCGCGCAAGGACATCGCGTTTTTACACCGACGCTGACGGGCCACGCCGAACACCACCATCTGCTAAGCGCCGTGACCTCGCTCGACGTGCCGATCACCGACATCGAAAACCTGCTCGAAGCGGAAGAACTGGAAGACGTCGTGCTGGTCGGCCACAGCTACGGCGGACTCGTTGCCGCCGGTGTTGCCGACCGCCGCGCGAGCGCGATCCGCTCGCTCGTATTTCTCGACAGCCTGCTTGTTGAAAGCGGCAAGACGGCGATGGATATTCTGCCGCGCCCTATCGTCGAAGAACGGTTGGAGAAGATCAAGGCAAGCGGCCGGCCGCTCGAAATGCCGCTGCCGAGCCTCAGCGCGATGGGCATACCCGACGATCACCCGCACGCCGCGTGGGTCCTCCGCCGGATGACGCCGCATCCGCTCGCCACGTATTGCACGCCGCTTCAACTGCGTCACCCCATCGGCAACGGTTTGCCTCGCACCTATGTGCATTGCGCGAAACCGTCGTACGAAGTACTCGAGCCGGTCCGCGAGTGGGTCCGTTCGCTCGACGGCTGGCATTGGGAAGAGCTCGCGTCCGGCCACGACGCCATGGTGCTGGATCCGGATTTGCTTACCGACCTGCTCGTGCGACTTGCCGCGCGGACCGCGTAA
- a CDS encoding amidohydrolase family protein, which produces MTVAEPASRAPLCPAPPAQQSGPTAFTMPANAVDTHAHVIGEPPRYPWMRDRAYTPPPAPEEAYLRMLDETGSTYGVLVQVSVHGQDNTLMLDTLRANRARLKGVVVPTLGLADADYQAMVDAGAVGMRINVLFGGGGISFAQLDEYDALACDWGWHIQFLLDARDLTELGPRLAKLRSPIVVDHMGHLPASTGAGSDGFQRLVGLVRDGAWVKLSGAYRLSGDEPPYHDTIAYAQALADAAPTRCVWGSDWPHVAQWNTMPTVSQLLDTLALWVPDATLRNQILTTNAHTLYGFRP; this is translated from the coding sequence GTGACTGTAGCCGAACCTGCCAGCCGCGCGCCGTTGTGCCCGGCGCCGCCTGCGCAGCAGAGCGGACCGACCGCTTTCACGATGCCTGCAAACGCGGTGGATACGCATGCGCATGTGATCGGCGAGCCGCCGCGCTACCCGTGGATGCGTGATCGTGCCTACACGCCGCCGCCTGCACCGGAAGAAGCGTATTTGCGCATGCTCGATGAAACCGGGTCGACTTATGGCGTGCTGGTTCAGGTTAGCGTGCACGGTCAGGACAACACGCTGATGCTCGATACATTGCGTGCGAATCGCGCGCGGCTAAAGGGTGTGGTCGTACCCACGCTCGGACTCGCGGACGCCGATTATCAGGCGATGGTCGACGCCGGCGCGGTCGGCATGCGGATTAACGTGCTGTTCGGTGGTGGCGGTATTTCGTTCGCGCAGCTCGACGAATACGATGCGCTTGCCTGCGATTGGGGCTGGCACATCCAGTTTTTGCTGGACGCTCGCGATCTGACCGAACTCGGGCCGCGGCTTGCAAAACTGCGATCGCCCATCGTAGTCGACCATATGGGGCATTTGCCGGCGTCGACCGGTGCGGGGTCCGATGGATTTCAGCGGCTCGTTGGACTTGTGCGCGATGGCGCATGGGTCAAGCTATCGGGCGCGTACCGCCTAAGCGGAGACGAACCGCCGTATCACGACACGATCGCGTATGCACAGGCGCTCGCCGACGCCGCGCCGACGCGTTGCGTGTGGGGATCGGACTGGCCGCACGTCGCGCAGTGGAACACGATGCCGACAGTCAGCCAGTTGCTCGATACGTTAGCGCTATGGGTGCCTGACGCGACGCTGCGCAATCAGATACTCACCACCAACGCGCACACGCTATACGGTTTCAGGCCGTAG
- a CDS encoding SDR family NAD(P)-dependent oxidoreductase has translation MNNLQGTVVAVTGAFGALGLVTARVLAERGAQVALIGRGAAPDALPVELAQACVVDHVDLIDPQAAEVAVATIVGRFGALDALVNVAGGFRWETIADGSADSWDQMFDVNVKTALNASKAVLAHVSARGAGRIVNIGAMAALKAGTGMGAYTASKSAVMRLTEALADELKDKGVTVNAILPSIIDTPQNRADMPKADFARWVTPEQIAGVIAFLLSQDAQCITGALVPVAGRV, from the coding sequence ATGAACAATCTGCAAGGAACCGTCGTCGCTGTGACGGGCGCATTCGGCGCGCTCGGCCTCGTTACCGCGCGTGTATTGGCAGAGCGTGGCGCGCAAGTCGCGCTGATCGGCCGCGGTGCCGCGCCGGACGCATTACCGGTCGAACTCGCGCAGGCGTGTGTCGTCGATCACGTCGACCTGATCGATCCGCAAGCAGCGGAAGTTGCGGTTGCAACGATCGTTGGTCGCTTCGGTGCGCTCGACGCGCTTGTGAATGTCGCCGGCGGATTCCGCTGGGAGACGATTGCCGACGGCAGCGCGGATAGCTGGGACCAAATGTTCGACGTGAATGTGAAGACGGCGCTCAATGCATCGAAGGCGGTGCTTGCCCATGTGAGCGCCCGGGGCGCCGGCCGCATCGTCAATATCGGTGCAATGGCAGCGCTCAAGGCCGGTACGGGCATGGGCGCATACACGGCATCGAAATCGGCGGTGATGCGGCTGACCGAGGCGCTCGCCGACGAATTGAAGGACAAGGGCGTAACCGTTAACGCGATCCTGCCGTCGATAATCGACACGCCGCAGAACCGCGCCGATATGCCCAAAGCCGATTTCGCGCGGTGGGTGACGCCTGAGCAGATCGCCGGAGTGATCGCTTTTCTGTTATCGCAGGACGCGCAGTGCATTACGGGAGCGCTGGTTCCGGTAGCCGGGCGCGTTTGA
- a CDS encoding amino acid ABC transporter permease, with the protein MSYQWITLAGYANDFLRAAWLTLQVTLLAFALSMALGLLTALAGSSRVAALRWIASIYIEAIRNTPVLLQIFIVFFGLPTLGITLDAFTAGVIALGVNVGAYLAEVFRAGIQSVPRGQLEAASILGMERAQIFIDVVLPQAARAVYPAIVNNLIQLLLGTSLLSAIALPELSGTATVINSRTLLYVQTFTITLIIYLILSNALSWIAAQIGARVFHPPLEMKKRTRRAFFLARQVDRT; encoded by the coding sequence ATGAGCTACCAATGGATAACCCTCGCCGGTTACGCGAACGATTTCCTTCGCGCGGCGTGGCTGACGCTGCAGGTCACGCTGCTCGCATTTGCGCTTTCGATGGCGCTCGGCCTCCTGACCGCGCTTGCGGGTTCGTCGCGCGTCGCTGCGCTGCGCTGGATCGCGAGCATCTATATCGAGGCGATCCGCAATACGCCGGTGCTGCTGCAAATTTTTATCGTGTTCTTCGGTTTGCCGACGCTCGGCATTACGCTCGATGCGTTCACGGCGGGCGTGATCGCGCTTGGCGTCAATGTCGGTGCATATCTGGCTGAAGTGTTTCGCGCGGGCATTCAATCGGTGCCGCGCGGACAACTCGAAGCCGCATCGATTCTCGGCATGGAACGCGCGCAGATCTTTATCGACGTGGTGTTGCCGCAAGCGGCGCGCGCGGTCTATCCGGCGATTGTCAATAACCTGATCCAGCTGTTGCTCGGCACCTCGCTGCTGTCGGCGATCGCGTTGCCGGAGCTGAGCGGAACCGCGACCGTCATCAATTCGCGCACGCTGCTCTATGTCCAGACGTTCACCATTACGCTCATCATTTATCTGATTCTTAGCAACGCGCTTTCGTGGATTGCGGCGCAGATCGGTGCGCGCGTATTCCATCCGCCGCTCGAAATGAAGAAGCGTACGCGGCGGGCGTTTTTCCTTGCGCGCCAGGTGGACCGTACCTGA
- a CDS encoding transporter substrate-binding domain-containing protein: MRLAKASAKLFCLSAVAALLALSACTKVDTPAQSASAGDSTLKQVLQRGSLRVGDCLSFAPFGFYDQAGAPDGYDVDLAKELAKQMGVKLEMVNTTSANRIPNLQTSKVDVVFCNFTRNLERAKEISFTHPYVVASEALLVKKSSGIKSIKDMSNRTIATVKGSTNGDEVRSLNMQVKIQEYDSSQAAILAVKQGQADAMIEDNNFLAYQAKLDPELTVTDEALVPLEYNGFGVKQGDQVWLDYLNLFLFQINASKLNQQLYKKWFGVDPRYPLNPQF, translated from the coding sequence ATGAGACTCGCCAAAGCAAGCGCAAAACTCTTCTGCCTGTCCGCCGTTGCTGCATTGCTGGCGCTTAGCGCCTGCACGAAAGTCGACACCCCCGCGCAAAGCGCGAGCGCGGGCGACTCCACGCTCAAACAGGTTCTGCAGCGCGGCTCATTGCGCGTCGGCGATTGCCTGAGCTTTGCGCCGTTTGGCTTCTACGATCAGGCTGGCGCGCCCGACGGCTATGATGTCGATCTCGCGAAAGAGCTCGCGAAACAGATGGGCGTAAAGCTCGAAATGGTCAATACGACGAGCGCGAACCGCATTCCGAATCTGCAGACCAGCAAGGTCGATGTGGTGTTCTGCAACTTCACGCGCAACCTCGAGCGCGCGAAGGAAATCTCGTTCACCCATCCGTATGTGGTCGCAAGCGAAGCGCTACTCGTGAAGAAGAGCAGCGGCATCAAGTCGATCAAGGACATGTCGAACCGCACGATCGCCACCGTCAAGGGCTCGACGAACGGCGACGAAGTGCGCTCGCTGAACATGCAGGTCAAGATTCAGGAGTACGACAGCTCGCAGGCTGCAATTCTTGCCGTCAAACAGGGCCAGGCCGACGCGATGATCGAGGATAACAACTTCCTCGCGTATCAGGCAAAGCTCGACCCCGAACTGACCGTGACCGACGAAGCGCTCGTGCCGCTGGAATACAACGGCTTCGGCGTCAAGCAGGGCGATCAGGTGTGGCTCGATTACCTGAACCTGTTCCTGTTCCAGATCAATGCGTCGAAGCTGAACCAGCAGCTGTACAAGAAGTGGTTCGGTGTCGACCCGCGCTATCCGTTGAATCCGCAGTTCTAG
- a CDS encoding D-2-hydroxyacid dehydrogenase family protein — protein sequence MTTASINIAVLDDYQHVAPTLADWASLQPQANTVFFHDHIADPDALAARLAPFDAIVLMRERTRFDAELLARLPKLKLLVTVGMWNAAVDLHAAKARGIVVSGTNAGEPAATPALTWGLILAITRNLHRESASVRAGGWQTSVGVDINGKTLGVLGLGSIGKQIARFGAAFDMNVIAWSPNLTPERAAEGGAKYVDKATLFREADIVSIHLKLGDRSRGLVGAAELASMKRTAYLVNTSRGPIVSEPALIEALQTQRIAGAALDVFDEEPLPLTHPYRYLPNVLATPHIGYVTENTYSRAYPQIVESLHAWLAGAPIRELQA from the coding sequence ATGACCACCGCTTCGATCAATATCGCCGTGCTCGACGACTATCAGCACGTCGCCCCCACCCTCGCCGACTGGGCGAGCCTGCAACCTCAAGCGAACACCGTCTTCTTTCACGATCATATTGCCGACCCCGACGCCCTTGCCGCGCGGCTCGCCCCGTTCGACGCGATTGTGCTAATGCGCGAGCGCACGCGCTTCGACGCGGAATTGCTCGCGAGGCTCCCGAAACTGAAGCTGCTCGTGACCGTTGGCATGTGGAACGCGGCCGTCGATCTGCATGCGGCGAAGGCACGCGGCATCGTCGTTTCGGGCACGAATGCGGGCGAACCGGCCGCGACGCCCGCACTAACGTGGGGCCTGATTCTCGCGATTACGCGCAACCTGCATCGCGAGTCGGCATCGGTGCGCGCGGGCGGCTGGCAAACCAGCGTCGGAGTCGATATCAATGGCAAAACGCTGGGGGTGCTAGGCCTCGGCAGCATCGGCAAGCAGATTGCCCGCTTCGGCGCCGCGTTCGACATGAACGTGATCGCGTGGAGCCCGAACCTCACGCCTGAGCGCGCCGCCGAGGGCGGTGCGAAATACGTCGACAAAGCGACGCTATTCCGCGAAGCCGACATCGTGTCGATTCACCTGAAACTCGGCGACCGTTCGCGCGGCCTTGTCGGAGCGGCCGAACTCGCATCGATGAAACGGACCGCTTATCTCGTCAATACGTCGCGCGGGCCGATCGTATCGGAGCCCGCGTTGATCGAAGCATTGCAGACGCAGCGCATTGCAGGCGCCGCGCTCGACGTATTCGACGAAGAGCCCTTGCCGCTTACGCATCCATATCGTTATTTGCCAAACGTGCTTGCAACGCCGCACATCGGTTATGTGACTGAAAACACATATTCCCGCGCGTATCCGCAGATTGTCGAATCGCTTCATGCGTGGCTGGCCGGCGCGCCGATTCGCGAACTGCAAGCGTAG
- a CDS encoding TetR/AcrR family transcriptional regulator — MAGTGTHPHREARPRGRPREFDRRAALRRAMEVFWVRGFDACSISDLGDAMGINSPSLYAAFGSKEALFREAVELYVDGEGGAAVRQLLAHEAVRDGVRAMLRTSAELFAGTRPAKGCMIFLGGMSVGAEHEDLRAFLRTLRRKAATTIAERFAHAKSTGELAASADPKALASLCITVFAGLSVEAVDGVRRAVLFDAIDQFVDGLPWRKRI; from the coding sequence ATGGCCGGTACAGGTACGCACCCGCACCGCGAAGCGAGGCCGCGCGGCAGGCCGCGCGAATTCGACCGCCGCGCGGCGCTGCGCCGTGCGATGGAAGTGTTTTGGGTCAGGGGGTTCGACGCGTGTTCGATCAGCGACCTTGGCGACGCAATGGGCATCAACTCGCCGAGTCTCTATGCCGCGTTCGGCAGCAAGGAAGCGCTGTTTCGTGAAGCGGTCGAGCTTTACGTGGACGGTGAAGGCGGCGCCGCGGTGCGGCAACTGCTTGCGCACGAAGCGGTCCGCGACGGCGTGCGCGCGATGTTGCGCACGAGCGCCGAGCTCTTTGCGGGCACACGGCCCGCGAAGGGCTGCATGATTTTTCTCGGTGGCATGAGCGTCGGCGCCGAGCATGAAGACTTGCGCGCCTTTCTGCGCACGCTAAGACGCAAAGCGGCGACAACCATCGCCGAACGTTTTGCGCATGCAAAAAGCACGGGAGAACTTGCCGCGAGCGCCGACCCGAAGGCGCTCGCGAGCCTGTGCATTACGGTGTTCGCGGGCCTGTCGGTCGAGGCCGTGGATGGCGTGCGCCGCGCGGTGCTGTTCGATGCAATCGATCAGTTTGTCGACGGATTGCCTTGGCGTAAGCGTATCTGA
- the bamA gene encoding outer membrane protein assembly factor BamA translates to MKSRLLLSRCAQSFTWVGLSVTAVSAHAADSFVVQDIRIDGLQRVEPGTVFSYLPIKKGDTFTDDKASEAIRALYATGFFNDVKISAEGNVVIVTVAERPAIGTIDFAGIHEFEKDNLLKALNAVGLSLGRYYDKALVDRAEQELKRQYLTRGYYAAEVTTTISPIDRNRVGLLFSVIEGPSAKIRQINFIGNKVFSTGTLRDEMEMSTPNWFSWYTKNDLYSKEKLTGDLEHIRSYYLNRGYLEFNIESTQVQITPDRKDMYLTVTLHEGEPYTISSIKLAGNLLDREAELQKVVTVKPHERFSAEKLQATTKAIVDKLGEYGYAFATVNAVPQIDQEHHKVDLTLQVDPGKRVYVRHINVTGNTRTRDEVVRREMRQLESSWFDSSKLALSKDRINRLGYFTNVEVTTVPVEGTDDQVDVNVDVTEKPTGAITLGAGFSSTDKVVLSAGVSQDNVFGSGTSLSVNVNTAKTFRTLTVTQVDPYFTVDGIKRITDAYYRTVQPLIFSTDSSFRIITVGADTKFGIPFSEADTVFFGVGLEQNRLDIDGQTPQSYIDYVKEFGRVVNNVPVTVGWSRDNRDSALVPSRGYFTQANAEYGTPAGNTTYVKLDAQAQYYYSFARGFVLGLNFQGGYGKGLDGQTFPIFKNYFAGGIGSVRGYEPSSLGPRDATTGDPIGGSRLAVGNIELTFPLPGTGYDRTLRVFTFFDGGNVWGDPGQGGTSTGANGLRYGYGLGLAWISPIGPLKISLGFPLVKHTGDQYQKFQFQIGTAF, encoded by the coding sequence ATGAAGTCACGACTATTACTATCCCGCTGCGCGCAGTCTTTCACCTGGGTTGGCTTAAGCGTGACGGCGGTATCTGCACACGCTGCCGATTCTTTCGTGGTACAGGACATCCGCATCGACGGATTGCAACGGGTCGAACCGGGCACTGTGTTCTCGTATCTGCCGATCAAGAAAGGCGATACGTTCACCGACGATAAAGCTTCCGAGGCAATCCGCGCGCTCTATGCAACGGGCTTTTTCAACGACGTGAAGATTTCCGCCGAAGGCAACGTCGTGATCGTGACGGTAGCCGAACGTCCTGCCATCGGCACGATCGATTTCGCGGGTATCCACGAGTTCGAGAAAGACAACCTGCTGAAGGCGCTCAATGCGGTGGGCCTCTCGCTTGGACGCTATTACGACAAGGCGCTCGTCGACCGGGCCGAACAGGAGCTGAAGCGCCAGTACCTGACACGCGGCTACTACGCGGCGGAAGTCACGACCACCATTTCCCCGATCGACCGTAACCGCGTCGGACTGCTGTTTTCGGTTATCGAAGGGCCCAGCGCGAAGATCCGCCAGATCAACTTCATCGGCAACAAGGTGTTCAGTACGGGCACGTTGCGCGATGAAATGGAAATGTCGACGCCGAACTGGTTTTCCTGGTACACGAAAAACGACCTGTATTCGAAGGAAAAGCTGACCGGCGACCTCGAACATATCCGCTCGTACTACCTGAATCGCGGCTATCTCGAGTTCAATATCGAGTCGACTCAGGTGCAGATCACGCCGGACCGGAAGGACATGTATCTGACGGTCACGCTGCATGAGGGCGAGCCGTACACCATTTCGAGCATCAAGCTAGCGGGCAATCTGCTCGACCGCGAAGCGGAACTGCAGAAGGTGGTCACGGTCAAGCCGCACGAGCGTTTTTCCGCCGAAAAACTGCAGGCGACCACCAAAGCGATTGTCGACAAGCTCGGCGAATATGGTTACGCGTTCGCCACCGTCAACGCCGTGCCGCAAATCGATCAGGAGCATCACAAGGTCGATCTGACGCTGCAGGTGGACCCCGGTAAGCGCGTGTACGTACGACACATCAACGTAACCGGCAATACGCGCACGCGCGATGAAGTGGTGCGCCGGGAAATGCGCCAGCTCGAAAGTTCGTGGTTCGATTCGAGCAAGCTGGCGCTATCGAAAGACCGCATCAACCGGCTCGGCTATTTCACCAATGTCGAGGTCACCACGGTGCCCGTGGAAGGCACCGATGACCAGGTCGACGTCAATGTCGATGTGACCGAAAAGCCGACCGGCGCGATTACGCTGGGCGCCGGCTTTTCGTCGACGGACAAGGTGGTGTTATCGGCCGGCGTGTCGCAGGACAACGTGTTCGGCTCCGGCACGAGCCTGTCGGTGAACGTGAACACGGCAAAGACGTTCCGTACGCTGACCGTCACACAGGTGGATCCGTACTTCACGGTGGACGGCATCAAGCGCATTACCGATGCGTACTACCGCACCGTGCAGCCGTTGATTTTCTCGACCGATTCGAGCTTCCGCATCATCACGGTCGGCGCGGACACGAAATTCGGCATTCCGTTTTCAGAAGCGGACACCGTGTTTTTCGGCGTCGGCCTCGAGCAGAACCGGCTCGATATCGACGGGCAAACGCCGCAGTCGTATATCGACTACGTAAAAGAATTCGGCCGCGTGGTGAACAACGTGCCGGTTACGGTGGGCTGGTCGCGGGACAATCGCGACAGCGCGCTCGTGCCGAGCCGCGGTTACTTCACGCAGGCAAACGCCGAATACGGCACGCCGGCCGGCAACACGACCTATGTGAAGCTCGATGCGCAGGCGCAGTACTACTACTCGTTCGCGCGCGGCTTCGTGCTGGGCCTGAATTTTCAGGGCGGTTACGGCAAGGGCCTCGATGGCCAGACGTTCCCGATCTTCAAGAACTACTTTGCCGGTGGTATCGGCTCGGTGCGCGGTTATGAACCGAGCTCGCTCGGTCCGCGCGATGCGACCACGGGCGATCCGATCGGCGGCTCGCGTCTTGCGGTCGGCAATATCGAACTGACCTTCCCGCTGCCCGGCACCGGATACGACCGCACGTTGCGCGTGTTCACGTTCTTCGACGGCGGCAACGTATGGGGCGACCCGGGCCAGGGCGGCACATCGACCGGCGCGAACGGCTTGCGCTACGGCTATGGTCTCGGCCTCGCGTGGATTTCGCCGATCGGGCCGCTCAAAATAAGCTTGGGCTTCCCGCTCGTCAAGCATACGGGCGATCAGTATCAGAAGTTCCAGTTTCAGATCGGCACGGCGTTCTGA
- a CDS encoding MFS transporter — MAQFQSRGHDAAADNNRAERATVPDHDTGLAAFYRQMTPPERRAFWTCFFGWGLDALDFMIYPLVIGTITMLWHVEASIAGLAVTVTLLTSAIGGWLAGYLADRIGRVLTLQLTVGWFCLFSLLCALAQNFDQLMIARGLLGFGFGGEWAAGAVLIGETIRPAYRGRAVGSVQSAWGVGWGAAALLQAVMFLLLPPHLAWRAMFAAGAVPAVMLLFARRYVQEPRIARRARGDESMVAAPAAKSAKAPSLFEIFTGPQLRTTVLGAIFVMGCQGGYYAISTWIPTFLKTERHLSVINSTGYLGFLIAGSIAGYLTGAWISDRYGRKTLFVSFAIIAIVSVLAYTQLAIGNSVMLWLGFPLGFFGSGYLAGVGPFLTEIYPTRLRGSGQGFCYNFGRGMGAIFPTLVGVFAKHFGLSTAIAIFAVFAYALMLASIVFLPETRGIKLEDI, encoded by the coding sequence ATGGCGCAGTTTCAAAGCAGAGGGCATGACGCGGCGGCCGATAACAATCGCGCCGAGCGTGCAACGGTTCCCGATCATGACACGGGCCTTGCCGCGTTCTATCGCCAGATGACGCCGCCCGAGCGGCGCGCATTCTGGACCTGCTTCTTTGGCTGGGGTCTCGACGCGCTGGACTTCATGATCTATCCGCTGGTGATTGGCACGATCACGATGCTATGGCATGTCGAAGCCAGCATCGCGGGGCTTGCCGTCACTGTCACGCTGCTGACATCGGCTATCGGTGGATGGCTGGCCGGTTATCTTGCAGACCGGATCGGCCGCGTGCTGACGCTGCAGCTTACGGTTGGCTGGTTTTGTCTTTTCAGTTTGCTTTGCGCACTGGCGCAAAACTTCGACCAGTTGATGATCGCGCGCGGCCTGCTCGGTTTCGGCTTTGGCGGCGAATGGGCGGCCGGCGCAGTGCTGATCGGCGAAACGATTCGTCCCGCGTATCGTGGCCGCGCGGTCGGTTCGGTGCAGTCCGCATGGGGCGTAGGCTGGGGCGCGGCCGCGTTGTTGCAGGCGGTCATGTTTTTGCTGCTTCCGCCGCATCTCGCATGGCGCGCGATGTTTGCCGCAGGCGCCGTGCCTGCCGTGATGCTGCTATTCGCGCGACGTTATGTGCAGGAACCGCGCATCGCCAGGCGGGCGCGCGGCGACGAAAGCATGGTCGCGGCGCCAGCAGCGAAAAGCGCTAAGGCGCCTTCGTTATTCGAAATCTTCACCGGGCCGCAACTGCGCACCACGGTTCTCGGAGCGATCTTCGTGATGGGCTGCCAGGGCGGTTATTACGCGATTTCGACGTGGATCCCGACGTTTCTGAAAACCGAGCGCCATTTGAGCGTGATCAATTCGACCGGCTATCTGGGCTTTCTGATTGCGGGCAGCATCGCCGGATATCTGACCGGTGCGTGGATTTCCGACCGCTATGGGCGCAAGACATTGTTCGTGTCGTTTGCGATTATCGCGATCGTTTCGGTGCTCGCCTATACGCAGCTCGCGATCGGCAACAGCGTCATGCTGTGGCTCGGCTTTCCGCTCGGCTTCTTCGGCAGCGGTTATCTCGCCGGCGTCGGGCCGTTTCTCACTGAAATTTATCCGACGCGTTTGCGCGGCTCGGGGCAGGGGTTTTGCTATAACTTCGGCCGCGGCATGGGGGCGATTTTTCCGACGCTCGTCGGTGTGTTCGCGAAGCACTTTGGGCTTTCGACCGCGATTGCGATCTTCGCGGTGTTCGCTTATGCGTTGATGCTCGCGAGCATTGTGTTCCTGCCCGAAACGCGCGGTATCAAACTGGAGGATATCTGA
- a CDS encoding SDR family oxidoreductase, producing MAETSNRVAIVTGASGGIGGAIAARLARDGFDIAVTYSGHSAAADALVSDVKKLERRAIAIKTDVAKSDDVARLFAATHETFGRVDVVVNSAGIMPLGPIAAGDVETFDRVIATNLRGSYLMFSAAANALGNGGRIIAISSSVLAKSFPNYGAYIASKSGVEGLVRVLANEMRGRGITVNCVAPGPTGTDLFLKGKNEQQIKALADLSPLERLGTPEDIAGAVSFLAGPDGAWINGQILRANGGFA from the coding sequence ATGGCCGAAACTTCCAATCGTGTAGCCATTGTGACGGGCGCATCGGGCGGCATCGGCGGCGCGATCGCCGCGCGTCTCGCGCGTGACGGCTTCGACATCGCCGTCACGTATTCAGGCCATTCCGCCGCGGCCGACGCGCTTGTTTCAGATGTGAAGAAACTCGAACGCCGTGCAATTGCGATAAAAACCGACGTCGCGAAAAGCGATGACGTCGCGCGTCTTTTTGCCGCCACGCATGAAACATTCGGACGCGTCGATGTCGTGGTAAATAGCGCCGGCATTATGCCGCTCGGCCCTATCGCCGCCGGCGACGTCGAAACGTTCGACCGCGTGATCGCGACGAATCTGCGCGGCAGCTATCTGATGTTTTCGGCCGCCGCCAACGCGCTTGGCAATGGCGGGCGCATTATCGCGATCTCGAGCAGCGTGCTCGCCAAGTCGTTTCCGAATTACGGGGCTTACATTGCCTCGAAGTCCGGCGTTGAAGGGCTGGTGCGTGTACTCGCCAATGAAATGCGCGGACGCGGCATTACCGTCAATTGCGTCGCGCCCGGCCCGACCGGCACCGATCTTTTTCTGAAGGGCAAGAACGAGCAGCAGATCAAGGCGCTGGCCGACCTCTCGCCGCTCGAGCGCCTCGGCACACCTGAAGACATCGCAGGCGCCGTGTCGTTTCTCGCCGGCCCGGACGGCGCGTGGATCAACGGACAGATTCTGCGGGCCAACGGCGGGTTTGCGTAA